A single region of the Prochlorococcus marinus XMU1411 genome encodes:
- a CDS encoding recombinase family protein has product MTFKFKRKRLLLSKKNKNSKAIGYARASNNEHEYLEEQIKFLKAEGCSLVFSEFISLDEEIKPQLNKAINCLSKGDQLIITQLDRAFKNKKECLRTINKLINKDIKLRTLTGFFAANESTRANSSIFKILYELDNLEDNSLGERKKEQLLRRKLSGNNLGGRPKISPLKESLVMRLRNEGYSYRSIRSQTGIALSTIRRVILEGELT; this is encoded by the coding sequence TTGACTTTTAAATTTAAAAGAAAACGTCTTTTACTATCTAAAAAAAATAAAAACTCTAAAGCAATAGGTTATGCTAGAGCTTCTAATAATGAACATGAATATTTAGAAGAGCAAATAAAATTTTTAAAGGCAGAGGGTTGCAGTTTAGTTTTCTCTGAATTTATAAGTTTAGATGAAGAAATTAAACCCCAACTCAATAAAGCTATAAATTGCTTATCTAAAGGCGATCAATTAATAATAACTCAGCTTGACAGAGCATTTAAAAATAAAAAAGAATGTTTGAGAACAATAAATAAACTTATTAATAAGGATATTAAATTGCGAACTTTGACTGGTTTTTTTGCTGCCAATGAATCAACTAGAGCAAATTCTTCAATTTTCAAGATTTTATATGAATTAGATAATTTAGAGGATAATAGCTTAGGTGAAAGAAAAAAAGAACAACTATTACGCAGAAAATTATCTGGAAATAACTTGGGAGGAAGGCCCAAAATTAGTCCTTTAAAGGAATCTCTAGTAATGAGATTACGTAATGAGGGATATTCATATCGATCAATCAGGTCACAAACAGGAATTGCATTATCAACAATAAGAAGAGTTATTTTAGAAGGAGAATTAACATAA